One window from the genome of Carnobacteriaceae bacterium zg-84 encodes:
- the ftsL gene encoding cell division protein FtsL: MFETLLTKAESFVKRDTKRKYVLSMTRFEKVTVVIIAISFLILMTAVVFTKSKVSETNAQIEETRREIATINAESQILQQKVDDLTTYERISSIANEYGLTKANAVVRTVNK, from the coding sequence ATGTTTGAAACATTACTGACGAAAGCAGAAAGTTTTGTGAAACGCGATACGAAAAGAAAATACGTATTGTCAATGACACGATTTGAAAAAGTAACGGTTGTTATTATTGCGATTAGTTTTTTAATTTTAATGACAGCAGTTGTATTTACAAAGAGTAAAGTTTCTGAAACGAATGCACAAATTGAAGAAACACGACGTGAAATTGCGACAATTAATGCAGAAAGTCAAATTTTGCAACAAAAAGTGGATGATTTAACAACTTATGAAAGAATTTCATCTATTGCAAATGAATATGGATTAACGAAAGCAAATGCGGTAGTAAGGACTGTTAATAAATGA
- the rsmH gene encoding 16S rRNA (cytosine(1402)-N(4))-methyltransferase RsmH: MFHHITVLRNETVDALHIKPNGIYVDCTLGGAGHSAYLLSQLSQEGHLYAFDRDTMALENAQIVLKPYIEKGMVTFIKSNFSHLKEKLEEHGVTQVDGILYDLGVSSPQLDKIERGFSYSQEAPLDMRMDTEQFLTAEIIVNEWDYHDLVKIFYRYGEEKFSKQIARQIEKVRQSKRITTTTELVDIIRQTIPASARRKGGHPAKRIFQAIRIAVNDELSSVEESLEQGLSLLSQNGRMSVISFHSLEDRIVKTIFKEYSSVEDIPSKLPVLPEYLEPDYQLVVKKPILPSQEEIEENGRAKSAKLRVIERVKV, from the coding sequence ATGTTTCATCATATAACAGTTTTACGAAACGAAACAGTCGATGCATTACATATAAAACCCAATGGTATCTATGTAGATTGTACATTAGGTGGTGCGGGGCATAGTGCCTATTTATTAAGTCAATTATCACAAGAAGGTCACTTGTATGCATTTGATAGAGATACAATGGCTTTAGAAAATGCTCAAATCGTTTTAAAACCATATATTGAAAAAGGTATGGTAACATTTATTAAAAGTAATTTTTCGCACTTAAAAGAAAAACTAGAAGAGCATGGTGTCACACAAGTTGACGGTATTCTATATGATTTAGGTGTGTCTTCTCCGCAATTAGATAAAATTGAAAGAGGATTTAGTTACAGTCAAGAAGCACCATTAGATATGCGTATGGATACAGAACAATTTTTAACGGCAGAAATTATTGTGAATGAATGGGATTACCATGATTTAGTAAAAATTTTTTATCGTTATGGTGAAGAAAAATTTTCAAAGCAAATTGCAAGACAAATTGAAAAAGTAAGACAAAGTAAACGTATTACAACAACGACAGAATTGGTGGATATTATTAGACAAACAATTCCTGCATCTGCACGACGTAAAGGAGGACATCCTGCTAAAAGAATTTTTCAAGCAATTCGTATTGCTGTGAATGATGAATTATCATCTGTAGAAGAATCACTAGAACAAGGTTTGTCTTTATTATCTCAAAACGGGCGTATGAGTGTTATTTCATTCCACTCCTTAGAAGATAGAATTGTCAAAACAATATTCAAAGAGTATAGTAGTGTTGAAGATATTCCAAGCAAATTACCTGTTTTACCGGAATATTTGGAACCAGATTACCAATTAGTTGTGAAAAAACCTATTTTACCAAGTCAAGAAGAAATCGAAGAAAATGGGCGTGCCAAAAGTGCGAAATTAAGAGTTATTGAACGTGTGAAAGTATAG
- the mraZ gene encoding division/cell wall cluster transcriptional repressor MraZ, protein MLMGEYKHNMDSKGRIIVPSKLRDELGDKFILTRGLDGCLFGYPLNSWQSLSEKLLHNLPLGKKDARAITRFFYSAASDVEFDKQGRIMIPATLREYAGLDKTCRIIGVSDRLEIWDDEKWQVYVKETEENVQTLTENISEFEF, encoded by the coding sequence GTGTTAATGGGAGAATATAAACATAATATGGATTCAAAAGGTCGTATTATTGTACCGTCAAAATTGCGTGATGAACTAGGCGATAAGTTTATTTTAACGCGCGGATTAGACGGGTGTTTATTTGGCTATCCATTGAATAGTTGGCAATCTTTAAGCGAGAAATTATTACATAATTTACCACTTGGTAAAAAAGATGCACGTGCGATTACACGTTTCTTTTATTCAGCAGCAAGTGATGTTGAATTTGATAAACAAGGTCGTATTATGATTCCGGCAACTTTACGTGAGTATGCAGGTTTGGACAAAACATGCCGTATTATTGGTGTATCAGATCGCTTAGAAATATGGGATGATGAAAAATGGCAAGTATATGTCAAAGAAACAGAAGAAAATGTTCAAACATTAACGGAAAATATATCAGAATTTGAATTTTAA
- the parC gene encoding DNA topoisomerase IV subunit A encodes MPNIQELSLEDVMGDRFGRYSKYIIQDRALPDIRDGLKPVQRRILYAMYMDNNTADKNFRKSAKTVGNVIANYHPHGDTSVYDAMVRLSQDWKMRDILVEMHGNNGSMDGDSAAAMRYTEARLSQLSDELLRDIDKETVDFILNFDDTTEEPTVLPARFPNLLVNGSTGISAGYATDIPPHNLGEVIDATVHYLGHPKATTEDLMQFVKGPDFPTGAIVQGIEGLKEAYETGKGKVIVRSKTSIEDIRGGKQQIVIHEIPFDVNKAVLVKRMDEIRINKKIEGIAEVRDESDRNGLQIVVELKKEANADGILNYLLKNTDLQIAYNFNMVAINERRPQQVGLKAILAAYINHQKDVILRRTRFNLQKAQDRLHIVDGLMKALSVLDEVIRIIRNSADKKDAKENLKQEFQFSERQAEAIVSLQLYRLTNTDITALQNEKLDLNEEIASLELILKQEKVLLTVMKKELLDMKKQYAKPRLSIIEDEIKEIKIETEVLIPEEDVYVVITKGGYYKRVSPRSVNASNGEKTGLREKDEIVYQGAATTLQHLVVFTSKGNYIHFPIHEVPEYKWKDLGEHFSQRVSLDTQEQIIGVVVMTGLEKADATITFVTSDGMIKRTLLKDFTTFRSYKTKTAVAMNLKEKDATVVYMSCQSEENKDDEVLLVTHLGFGLRYKLDEVPVVGTKASGVKSINLKQDDFVVGAITFNPTNMSKVHVLLVTQRGSVKRLNVFDVNILGRAKRGLMLLKELKNKPHRFVFVSNIVTSDMAFDIVTSTNKQTSIQAMQISLYDRYSNGTSVIDDGEVVSVIQTTI; translated from the coding sequence ATGCCAAATATTCAAGAGTTATCTTTAGAAGATGTTATGGGAGATAGATTTGGGCGATACTCTAAATATATTATTCAAGATCGTGCCTTACCAGATATACGTGATGGATTAAAACCTGTACAACGACGTATTTTATATGCGATGTACATGGATAATAATACAGCCGATAAAAATTTTAGAAAATCAGCAAAAACAGTCGGAAATGTTATTGCTAATTATCATCCTCACGGAGATACAAGTGTCTATGATGCCATGGTGCGTCTAAGCCAAGACTGGAAAATGCGTGATATTTTAGTTGAAATGCACGGAAATAACGGAAGTATGGACGGCGATTCAGCTGCTGCGATGCGTTATACAGAAGCGAGATTATCTCAACTATCTGATGAACTATTAAGAGATATTGATAAAGAAACCGTTGATTTTATTTTAAACTTCGATGATACAACTGAAGAACCAACGGTATTGCCTGCACGTTTTCCTAATTTATTAGTAAATGGATCAACAGGTATTTCAGCTGGGTATGCAACGGATATTCCACCTCACAATTTAGGTGAAGTGATTGATGCTACTGTACATTATTTAGGTCATCCTAAAGCAACTACTGAAGACTTAATGCAATTTGTTAAAGGTCCTGATTTCCCAACAGGTGCGATTGTTCAAGGGATTGAGGGTTTAAAAGAAGCCTATGAAACAGGTAAAGGAAAGGTGATTGTTCGTTCTAAAACAAGTATCGAAGATATTCGAGGCGGTAAACAGCAAATTGTCATTCATGAAATTCCATTTGATGTGAATAAAGCTGTTTTAGTTAAACGCATGGACGAAATTCGCATTAACAAAAAAATTGAAGGTATCGCAGAAGTTCGTGATGAGTCTGATAGAAATGGTTTGCAAATTGTTGTGGAATTAAAAAAAGAAGCGAATGCGGACGGTATTTTAAATTATTTATTAAAAAATACCGATTTACAAATTGCTTATAATTTTAATATGGTTGCTATAAATGAAAGACGCCCACAACAAGTAGGGTTAAAGGCTATTTTAGCTGCATATATCAATCACCAAAAAGACGTCATATTAAGACGAACACGATTTAATTTACAAAAAGCACAAGATAGATTACATATTGTAGACGGCTTGATGAAAGCATTGTCTGTGTTAGACGAAGTTATTCGTATTATCCGAAATAGTGCTGATAAAAAAGATGCCAAAGAGAATTTAAAACAAGAATTTCAGTTTAGTGAGCGTCAAGCAGAAGCGATTGTTTCTTTACAATTATACCGATTGACGAATACAGATATTACAGCATTACAAAATGAAAAACTTGATTTAAACGAGGAAATTGCTTCTTTAGAATTGATTTTAAAACAAGAAAAAGTTTTATTAACAGTGATGAAAAAAGAATTATTGGATATGAAAAAACAATATGCAAAACCACGTTTAAGTATCATTGAAGATGAAATAAAAGAAATTAAAATTGAAACGGAAGTACTTATTCCAGAAGAAGATGTCTATGTTGTGATAACAAAAGGTGGTTATTATAAACGTGTAAGCCCTCGTTCAGTGAATGCTTCAAATGGCGAAAAAACAGGACTACGTGAAAAAGATGAGATTGTTTACCAAGGTGCTGCAACGACATTGCAACATTTGGTCGTATTTACTTCTAAAGGGAATTATATTCACTTCCCAATTCATGAAGTACCCGAATATAAGTGGAAAGACTTAGGAGAGCATTTTTCACAACGTGTATCCTTGGACACACAAGAGCAAATCATTGGCGTTGTCGTGATGACTGGATTAGAAAAAGCGGATGCAACCATTACATTCGTAACAAGTGACGGTATGATTAAGCGTACACTACTAAAAGACTTTACGACATTTAGAAGCTATAAAACTAAAACAGCGGTTGCCATGAATTTAAAAGAAAAAGATGCCACTGTTGTGTATATGAGTTGTCAGTCAGAAGAAAATAAAGATGATGAAGTATTGCTTGTGACACACTTAGGTTTTGGATTACGCTATAAATTAGATGAAGTACCAGTTGTCGGTACAAAAGCAAGTGGTGTAAAATCTATCAATTTAAAACAAGATGATTTTGTTGTTGGTGCAATTACCTTTAATCCAACGAATATGTCCAAAGTACATGTACTTCTTGTAACCCAAAGAGGTTCTGTAAAACGATTGAATGTTTTTGATGTCAATATATTAGGGCGTGCAAAACGTGGATTGATGTTATTGAAAGAATTAAAAAATAAACCACACCGTTTTGTATTTGTATCGAATATTGTCACATCTGATATGGCATTTGATATTGTGACATCAACGAATAAACAAACGAGTATTCAAGCAATGCAAATTTCTTTATATGACAGATATTCAAATGGAACATCTGTAATTGATGATGGTGAGGTTGTTTCTGTCATTCAAACGACTATATAA
- a CDS encoding DUF1307 domain-containing protein — protein MKKKISLVLLSMLLVGCATQKEEAKVTQTSMQETTTMKEVVETKVYENIEDDVTTTLSVTYKNDIVTHVDIKATKPFPEDVRLDTQEQKEMLKRELEQSPEYQEEKERDGFKKNLEIDETGFVVSFSYDVSKINAKDFEHYKTYEQFGHVLSQGVTKTETEKELAEIGFKLKN, from the coding sequence ATGAAGAAAAAAATAAGTCTTGTCTTATTGAGTATGTTATTAGTTGGATGTGCTACTCAAAAAGAAGAGGCGAAAGTGACACAAACGAGTATGCAAGAAACAACAACGATGAAAGAGGTTGTGGAAACGAAAGTTTATGAAAATATCGAAGATGATGTAACGACAACTTTATCTGTTACATATAAAAATGATATTGTGACACATGTTGATATAAAAGCAACAAAACCATTTCCCGAAGATGTTCGTTTAGATACACAAGAACAAAAAGAGATGTTAAAACGTGAGTTAGAACAATCACCAGAGTATCAAGAAGAAAAAGAAAGAGATGGATTCAAAAAAAATCTTGAAATTGATGAAACAGGATTTGTTGTATCTTTTTCTTATGATGTTTCAAAAATAAATGCAAAAGATTTTGAACATTACAAAACGTATGAACAATTTGGCCATGTTCTATCTCAAGGTGTCACAAAAACCGAAACAGAAAAAGAATTGGCAGAAATTGGTTTTAAACTAAAAAACTAA
- the smc gene encoding chromosome segregation protein SMC, whose translation MYLDRIEITGFKSFADKTLIEFDKGVTAIVGPNGSGKSNLSEAIKWVLGEQSAKSLRGKKMDDIIFSGSQTRKPVNIAEVTLVLNNDDAFLPFEASEIHLTRRINRNGESDCFINKKPCRLKDIVNLLMDSGLGKDSFSIISQGKVETIFQNKPEERRAMFEEVAGVLKYKTRKTEASRKLDKTQEHLDRVDDILHEIHGQLDPLAKQKEKALIYQTKKETLSHIDIALMVAEIETLNEQWQVAKKELAFFEKQIEDKQIQEEEVTSKIKELKEALTTLEHVLLQQQNEYVECVKKVEKAVGEQNVLIQKLEFSKQNKEQQQDARFQKEHSIKTISEQMTKTKEETEEKEQTVKQTHLALDELKQEELFLTDTSQSHLENERQRYIDTLQEETRMKNELVHLEKELLVLTNQQKRFVEQESDLQKQQEIVKNTLLDKENELSRVQEQIDLLMSDYQEQMDSLDKERQHTQELTQTYEQMQQVKNRLEARKASLQDLNDDYAGFYQGVKEILKQRHQFDGVHGALAELIKVPKEYTVAIDIALGASMQHIVVSNEQSAMQTIQYLKQKRLGRATFLPLTVIKGRYCSQDILSQVEHMDGFIGVASDLVQTQVTYKTIVENFLGQTLVAKTLEQGTKIAKKIGYRVRVVSLDGEVIHSGGSMTGGATKQQTGSILSRNQQLEDVTKELHALKDKLNETKTLYQTQKEKVLALEVSLQNVQQEGTKKRLEERDLQAVVFQLQEKVSQVEMQYDVLVKDKNRQQVVLNELKEQYDTIKVSEKEISQRVEKAKQHIDTLSVSQEERTKQLQALQPRIQNISAQCARETEQLTHLKHRLQELQKQLKTEQMSLQVLFTQQEEHLQSQEEIEGMIDNIKQELNTYQQEKIALEESIKQKQEEKKDVDTVLFVEETQEKDLQQDIQKLLRDKGAMDAKISRYDVTIDTHLSRLNEEYSLTFEAAKELGVLEITIQEASKQVSQLKREIEQLGPVNLTAIEEYDVVYERFTSMTEQQQDLIQAKDSLMATIQEMDKEMMQRFGETFYAIKHQFEKTFPKLFGGGRATLELTNPDDLLETGIDIVAQPPGKRLQNLSLLSGGERAFTAIALLFAILEVKPVPFCLLDEVEAALDEANVSRYGRYLKEFIDKTQFIVITHRKGTMEEADVLYGVTMQESGVSKLASVRFEDYEKIGETV comes from the coding sequence GTGTATTTAGATAGAATTGAAATAACAGGATTTAAGTCATTTGCCGATAAAACATTGATTGAATTTGATAAAGGTGTCACAGCTATTGTAGGGCCAAATGGTAGTGGTAAAAGTAATTTATCCGAGGCGATAAAGTGGGTGCTTGGTGAGCAATCTGCGAAAAGTTTACGTGGGAAAAAAATGGATGATATTATCTTTTCAGGTTCTCAAACACGTAAGCCTGTCAATATAGCAGAAGTTACATTGGTGTTAAATAATGATGATGCATTTTTACCATTTGAGGCTTCGGAAATTCATTTAACACGACGTATCAATCGTAATGGTGAGAGTGATTGTTTTATCAATAAAAAACCGTGTCGCTTAAAAGATATTGTGAATTTGTTAATGGATTCGGGTTTAGGGAAAGATTCATTTTCTATCATTTCTCAAGGGAAAGTAGAAACGATTTTCCAAAACAAACCAGAAGAACGTCGTGCGATGTTTGAAGAAGTAGCAGGTGTTTTGAAATATAAAACACGTAAAACGGAAGCAAGCAGAAAATTAGATAAAACTCAAGAGCATTTAGATCGTGTCGATGATATTTTACATGAAATTCATGGGCAATTAGATCCGTTGGCAAAGCAAAAAGAAAAAGCACTTATATATCAAACGAAAAAAGAAACATTAAGTCATATTGATATTGCGTTAATGGTTGCTGAAATTGAAACATTAAATGAACAGTGGCAAGTGGCGAAAAAGGAACTGGCTTTTTTTGAAAAGCAAATTGAAGATAAACAAATTCAAGAAGAAGAAGTAACGTCAAAAATTAAAGAATTAAAAGAAGCACTAACGACTTTAGAGCATGTTTTATTACAACAGCAAAATGAATACGTGGAATGTGTTAAAAAAGTTGAGAAAGCTGTTGGTGAACAAAATGTTTTAATACAAAAATTAGAGTTTTCAAAACAAAATAAAGAACAACAACAAGATGCACGTTTCCAAAAAGAGCACAGTATAAAAACTATTTCTGAACAAATGACTAAGACAAAAGAAGAAACAGAAGAAAAAGAGCAGACTGTAAAACAAACACACTTAGCGCTTGATGAATTAAAGCAAGAGGAATTGTTTTTAACAGATACAAGTCAAAGTCATTTAGAAAATGAACGTCAACGCTATATTGATACGCTTCAAGAAGAAACGCGTATGAAAAATGAACTTGTGCATTTGGAAAAAGAGTTATTAGTGTTGACAAATCAACAAAAACGTTTTGTAGAACAAGAGAGTGATTTACAAAAGCAACAAGAAATTGTTAAAAATACATTATTGGATAAGGAAAATGAATTATCCAGAGTTCAAGAGCAGATTGATTTATTGATGAGTGACTATCAAGAACAAATGGATTCTTTAGACAAAGAAAGACAGCATACTCAAGAGTTAACACAAACGTATGAACAGATGCAACAAGTTAAAAATCGTTTAGAAGCTAGAAAAGCAAGCTTACAAGACTTGAATGATGACTATGCTGGATTTTATCAAGGTGTTAAAGAAATATTAAAACAAAGACATCAATTTGACGGTGTACATGGTGCTCTGGCAGAATTGATAAAAGTACCAAAAGAGTATACAGTTGCGATTGATATTGCTCTAGGTGCAAGTATGCAACATATTGTCGTATCCAATGAACAATCGGCTATGCAAACTATTCAATATTTAAAACAGAAACGGCTAGGTCGTGCAACATTTTTGCCATTAACTGTTATTAAAGGAAGATATTGCTCGCAAGATATTTTATCTCAAGTTGAGCATATGGACGGTTTTATTGGTGTTGCAAGTGATTTGGTTCAAACACAAGTGACATATAAAACGATTGTTGAAAACTTTTTGGGTCAAACACTTGTTGCTAAAACATTGGAACAAGGGACAAAAATTGCTAAAAAAATAGGATATCGTGTGCGTGTTGTATCTCTTGATGGAGAAGTCATCCATTCAGGCGGGTCTATGACTGGTGGAGCAACGAAACAGCAAACGGGTTCTATTTTATCAAGAAATCAGCAGCTAGAGGACGTAACAAAAGAGTTACATGCGTTAAAAGATAAGCTAAATGAAACAAAAACTTTGTATCAAACGCAAAAAGAAAAAGTATTAGCGTTAGAAGTATCTTTACAAAATGTACAGCAAGAAGGAACGAAAAAGCGTCTTGAAGAAAGAGATTTACAAGCTGTAGTGTTCCAATTACAAGAGAAAGTTTCTCAAGTAGAGATGCAGTATGATGTGTTAGTAAAAGATAAAAACCGCCAACAAGTTGTTTTGAATGAGTTAAAAGAACAATATGATACTATTAAAGTGTCTGAAAAAGAAATTAGTCAGCGTGTTGAAAAAGCAAAACAACATATCGATACATTGAGTGTTTCTCAAGAAGAACGCACAAAACAATTACAAGCATTACAGCCTCGAATACAAAATATTTCAGCGCAATGTGCAAGAGAAACAGAGCAGTTAACACATTTGAAGCACCGCTTACAAGAATTGCAAAAACAATTAAAAACGGAACAGATGAGTTTACAAGTTTTATTCACGCAACAAGAAGAGCATCTGCAATCTCAAGAAGAAATTGAGGGTATGATAGATAACATCAAACAAGAATTAAATACCTATCAACAAGAAAAAATAGCGTTAGAAGAAAGCATTAAACAAAAACAAGAAGAGAAAAAAGATGTGGATACAGTGTTATTTGTTGAAGAAACACAAGAAAAAGATCTTCAACAAGATATTCAAAAATTATTGCGTGATAAAGGGGCAATGGATGCTAAAATTAGTCGTTATGATGTAACGATTGATACGCACTTGTCTAGATTGAATGAAGAATATAGTTTAACTTTTGAAGCGGCAAAAGAGTTGGGTGTGTTAGAGATAACTATTCAAGAAGCGAGCAAGCAAGTATCACAATTAAAAAGAGAAATTGAGCAGTTAGGGCCTGTGAATTTAACAGCTATTGAAGAATATGATGTGGTGTATGAACGTTTTACATCTATGACAGAGCAACAGCAAGATTTAATTCAGGCAAAAGATAGTTTAATGGCGACTATTCAGGAAATGGATAAGGAAATGATGCAACGTTTTGGCGAAACATTTTATGCGATTAAACATCAATTTGAAAAAACATTCCCTAAATTATTTGGTGGAGGACGTGCGACCTTAGAGTTAACAAATCCAGATGATTTATTGGAAACAGGGATTGATATTGTGGCACAACCACCTGGTAAAAGATTACAAAATCTAAGTTTGTTATCTGGTGGAGAGCGTGCTTTTACAGCGATTGCTTTGTTATTTGCTATTTTAGAAGTGAAACCTGTACCGTTTTGTTTACTTGACGAAGTAGAGGCTGCACTTGATGAAGCCAATGTTAGCCGATATGGACGTTATTTGAAAGAGTTTATTGATAAAACACAATTTATTGTCATTACACATCGTAAAGGAACGATGGAGGAAGCAGATGTTTTATATGGTGTGACGATGCAAGAATCAGGAGTATCTAAATTAGCTTCTGTGCGATTTGAAGATTATGAAAAAATAGGAGAAACAGTATGA
- a CDS encoding ribonuclease III, whose translation MDIETIVQKKLGMRFSDVTLLKQAFTHASYANEKKYQKIDNNERLEFLGDAVLELVVSDYLFHNFLQWPEGKLTRFRAQLVCEQTLSTLAKECGFDELVLLGKGEDAGGGRKRDALLCDVFEAFIGALYLDKGLDVAKAFILSQLMPKIHEQESNLFMDYKTLLQERLQKNGSITIQYTIVKEEGLAHDKEFEAVVSAQGKILGRGIGKNKKAAEQAAAKQAYEEKTGE comes from the coding sequence ATGGATATAGAAACAATCGTACAGAAAAAATTAGGAATGCGATTTTCAGATGTAACACTATTAAAACAAGCATTTACGCATGCTTCGTATGCGAATGAAAAAAAATATCAAAAAATTGATAATAATGAGCGACTAGAGTTTTTAGGTGATGCCGTTTTAGAATTAGTGGTATCTGATTATTTATTTCACAATTTTTTGCAATGGCCAGAAGGGAAATTAACACGATTTCGTGCACAATTAGTTTGTGAGCAAACACTTTCTACTCTTGCAAAGGAATGTGGATTTGATGAACTTGTTTTATTAGGAAAGGGCGAAGATGCCGGTGGTGGTCGAAAAAGAGATGCTTTATTATGTGATGTATTTGAAGCATTTATTGGAGCACTTTATTTAGATAAAGGATTAGATGTTGCGAAAGCTTTTATTTTAAGTCAACTCATGCCAAAAATTCATGAACAAGAGTCAAATTTGTTTATGGATTATAAAACACTTCTACAAGAAAGATTGCAAAAAAATGGCAGTATCACTATTCAATATACCATTGTAAAAGAAGAAGGTTTAGCGCATGATAAAGAATTTGAAGCAGTTGTTTCTGCACAAGGTAAAATTTTAGGTAGAGGTATTGGAAAAAATAAAAAAGCTGCTGAACAGGCTGCTGCCAAACAAGCGTATGAAGAAAAAACAGGTGAATAA
- a CDS encoding single-stranded DNA-binding protein — protein sequence MNDVSVIGRIVKPIHVKEIGTDKYVINNILAISKKKKEGSEQTADFIPIVVWGKPAQIIEQYCEKGNLIGVTGRLSSRQYMAQGGKYHFIVEIIVSKIHLIEGKRYVNER from the coding sequence ATGAATGATGTATCTGTTATTGGGCGTATCGTAAAGCCTATTCATGTAAAAGAGATTGGAACAGATAAGTATGTGATCAACAATATTTTGGCGATTTCCAAAAAGAAAAAAGAAGGAAGTGAACAAACAGCTGATTTTATTCCCATTGTTGTGTGGGGAAAACCGGCTCAAATTATTGAACAATATTGTGAGAAAGGTAATTTAATTGGTGTGACAGGTCGGTTGTCGTCAAGACAATATATGGCACAAGGCGGCAAGTATCACTTTATTGTAGAGATTATCGTCTCTAAAATACATTTAATTGAGGGGAAACGTTATGTAAACGAGCGTTAA
- a CDS encoding hydroxymethylglutaryl-CoA synthase: MKIGIDKIGFYAPSMYLDMVDLANARGVEPEKFTIGLGQEEMAVPPLYEDAVTMAANAALSILEDIDKEKIDLILVGTESGIDNSKSIAVYMHSLVGLSSRVRAVELKQACYGATMALQLAKGHILQNPESKVLVIATDIAKYGLNTPGEATQGAGAVAMLVSKNPRIAILNQENTYLTEDIMDFWRPVYSSTAFADGKFSTEKYLYFFETVFKEYCEKTKETVADFKAICFHQPFTKLGLKALKLVLDGIEEDKKEALLALYNSSKTYNKRIGNIYTGSLYLGLLSLLEQNNTLSAGDKIGLFSYGSGAVGEFFTITLVKDFENYLYTDKHSALLENRQRLTINEYEAIFSTSLPEEKATYYIENVPNDRVVLCGKQDHKRIYKKNEVR, from the coding sequence ATGAAAATAGGTATTGATAAGATTGGTTTTTATGCACCTAGTATGTATTTAGATATGGTTGATTTAGCGAATGCAAGAGGAGTAGAACCTGAAAAATTTACAATAGGATTAGGTCAGGAAGAAATGGCAGTGCCTCCTTTGTATGAAGATGCGGTGACAATGGCAGCTAATGCAGCATTATCTATTTTAGAAGATATCGATAAAGAGAAAATTGACTTGATTTTAGTAGGGACAGAATCAGGGATTGATAATTCTAAGTCTATTGCTGTTTATATGCATTCTCTTGTAGGCCTATCATCTCGTGTTCGTGCTGTTGAATTAAAGCAGGCTTGCTATGGCGCAACAATGGCACTTCAATTAGCGAAAGGGCACATTCTACAAAATCCAGAAAGTAAAGTACTTGTTATCGCAACAGATATTGCTAAATATGGGTTAAATACACCTGGAGAAGCTACACAAGGTGCTGGTGCCGTAGCGATGTTAGTATCGAAAAATCCTAGAATTGCTATTTTAAATCAAGAAAATACATATTTAACAGAAGATATTATGGATTTTTGGCGACCAGTTTATTCGAGTACCGCCTTTGCAGACGGAAAATTTTCCACTGAAAAATATTTATATTTCTTTGAAACGGTTTTTAAAGAGTATTGTGAAAAAACAAAAGAAACAGTGGCAGATTTCAAAGCAATTTGTTTTCATCAACCATTTACTAAATTAGGGTTAAAAGCATTGAAATTAGTTCTTGACGGTATAGAGGAAGATAAAAAAGAAGCATTATTAGCGTTATATAACAGTAGTAAAACATATAATAAACGTATTGGAAATATTTATACCGGTTCGTTATATTTAGGATTATTATCGTTGTTAGAACAAAATAATACACTGTCTGCGGGCGATAAAATAGGTTTGTTTAGCTACGGGTCAGGTGCTGTTGGAGAGTTTTTCACAATCACATTAGTAAAAGATTTTGAGAATTATTTGTACACAGACAAACATAGTGCGTTATTAGAAAATCGTCAACGATTGACAATCAACGAATATGAAGCGATATTCTCAACAAGTTTACCAGAAGAAAAAGCAACGTATTATATTGAAAATGTGCCAAATGATAGAGTTGTTTTATGTGGAAAGCAAGATCATAAAAGAATATATAAAAAGAATGAGGTTCGATAA